A window of the Miscanthus floridulus cultivar M001 chromosome 14, ASM1932011v1, whole genome shotgun sequence genome harbors these coding sequences:
- the LOC136505218 gene encoding uncharacterized protein codes for MGFSICCARLLQLLLLLLTTATPPVAAQPPSPARALDAALQDYAFRALSARPRTGIVYNATVPGNLTGIAASALRLRSGSLRRRGFAGYFQFALPPGVVVQPHVERVVLVYHDLGNWSDRYYPLPAGYTYLAPVLGLLAYDAANLSAVGLPELSIVASGGPISVAFGGVRAVPAGGVTPRCVVFDLDGVPQFRDLEGTNVCTTYRQGHVSVVVNSSEIALAPPPAGAIAPPIPTEGGGKKGSSDAWKIAVGVVGGAAALGLLAALLLCLVRYKRDKKLQLMERNAEVGETLRMAQVGRTQPVIENNYAA; via the coding sequence ATGGGCTTCTCGATCTGCTGTGCCCGCCTcctccagctgctgctgctcctcctcaccACCGCCACCCCACCAGTGGCGGCGCAGCCGCCGTCGCCCGCGAGGGCCCTCGACGCGGCGCTGCAGGACTACGCGTTCCGTGCGCTGTCGGCGCGCCCGCGCACCGGCATTGTCTACAACGCCACCGTGCCGGGCAACCTCACGGGCATTGCGGCGTCCGCGCTGCGCCTGCGGAGCGGCAGCCTCCGCCGGAGGGGCTTCGCGGGCTACTTCCAGTTCGCGCTCCCGCCGGGCGTCGTCGTGCAGCCGCACGTCGAGCGGGTGGTGCTCGTGTACCACGACCTCGGCAACTGGTCCGACCGCTACTACCCGCTCCCCGCCGGGTACACCTACCTCGCGCCCGTGCTGGGGCTGCTCGCCTACGACGCGGCCAACCTGTCGGCCGTGGGGCTGCCGGAGCTCAGCATCGTCGCGTCGGGGGGACCGATCTCTGTGGCGTTCGGCGGTGTCCGGGCGGTGCCGGCAGGTGGTGTGACACCGCGGTGCGTGGTGTTCGATTTGGATGGCGTGCCGCAGTTCCGGGACCTGGAGGGAACCAATGTGTGCACGACGTATCGGCAAGGGCACGTTTCAGTTGTCGTGAATTCCAGTGAGATTGCTCTAGCTCCACCTCCAGCTGGCGCGATTGCTCCGCCGATACCGACTGAGGGAGGTGGTAAGAAGGGGAGCTCAGACGCGTGGAAGATTGCTGTCGGCGTGGTTGGCGGTGCTGCAGCGTTGGGGCTGTTGGCTGCGCTTCTGCTGTGCTTGGTGAGGTACAAAAGGGATAAGAAACTTCAGCTCATGGAGCGAAATGCGGAGGTCGGGGAGACATTGCGGATGGCGCAGGTTGGGCGGACACAACCGGTGATTGAGAACAATTATGCTGCATAG